Proteins found in one Tolumonas lignilytica genomic segment:
- a CDS encoding FAD-binding oxidoreductase: MSFTEELSRIVGAENVLQEEHKLSYLVDKHHRLIGNAISVVKPKSTEEVAAIVRLCNKHKITITPQGGNTGFVGAAIPDDSENNIVLSLERMNSIRAIDLENDTITVDAGCLLHEVHEQASEHQRLFPLSFGAEKHCSIGGNLATNAGGSKVIRYGSARELTLGLEVVTAEGEIWSNLKGLRKDNSGYDLRDLYIGSEGTLGVITAAVLKLYPVPQAQKLAFLLFDTIKNAVTFLADIKPKLGAGLTAYELISANNLELVRKNRLVDELPFSDPKNEANWYVLLEFSDHENERHADDLIKTVIDAGINAGIVKSALVAKNKQQTKLFWRIRNIEISKAHQISERYLVRHDISLPVSQITQFLAITEQKLRKAYPHTASLIYGHLADGNLHYDVALRFSTTDAEFKIEQARITKIVHDGVRSLGGSICAEYGVGQIKVDQLLFYKTQIELDLMRRLKRAFDPQGIFNPGKIIPVNNLSDDKNLQIVKALGATS, translated from the coding sequence ATGTCTTTTACTGAAGAGTTATCCAGAATCGTTGGCGCAGAAAATGTTCTGCAAGAGGAACATAAATTATCCTATCTGGTTGATAAACATCACCGCCTGATAGGAAATGCTATTTCGGTGGTAAAGCCAAAATCGACCGAAGAAGTCGCGGCAATAGTTCGGTTATGCAATAAACATAAAATTACAATTACCCCACAAGGCGGGAATACCGGTTTTGTGGGAGCCGCAATTCCGGATGATTCTGAGAATAATATTGTTTTGTCATTGGAAAGAATGAATTCCATCCGCGCGATTGATCTGGAAAATGACACGATCACAGTGGATGCTGGTTGTTTGCTACATGAAGTGCATGAGCAAGCTTCTGAGCATCAGCGGTTGTTTCCTCTCAGCTTTGGTGCTGAGAAACACTGTAGCATCGGTGGAAATTTAGCGACCAATGCGGGTGGTTCAAAGGTCATCCGTTATGGCAGTGCTCGAGAATTGACACTGGGACTTGAGGTGGTCACGGCAGAAGGTGAGATCTGGAGTAATCTGAAAGGGCTGCGTAAAGATAACAGTGGTTATGATTTACGTGATTTATATATCGGCAGTGAAGGCACCTTAGGCGTCATTACTGCGGCGGTGCTGAAGCTTTATCCGGTTCCACAGGCTCAGAAATTGGCATTTTTGCTATTTGATACCATAAAAAATGCGGTAACTTTTTTAGCTGATATAAAACCCAAACTAGGTGCCGGATTGACAGCGTATGAGTTGATTTCAGCCAATAATCTGGAGCTTGTACGCAAAAATCGATTAGTCGATGAGTTGCCATTTTCTGACCCTAAAAATGAAGCGAATTGGTATGTGTTACTGGAATTTTCTGATCATGAAAATGAACGGCATGCCGATGATTTGATCAAGACTGTCATCGATGCGGGAATTAACGCTGGTATCGTTAAAAGTGCATTAGTGGCTAAAAATAAACAACAAACCAAGTTGTTTTGGCGGATTAGAAATATAGAAATATCGAAGGCTCATCAAATTTCAGAGCGTTATTTGGTGCGACACGATATTTCGCTACCGGTTTCTCAGATCACACAATTCCTGGCAATAACAGAACAAAAATTACGTAAAGCTTATCCGCATACTGCATCGTTAATATATGGCCATTTGGCCGATGGTAATTTGCATTATGACGTTGCTTTGCGGTTTTCGACAACCGATGCTGAATTTAAAATTGAGCAAGCCAGGATCACGAAAATTGTCCATGACGGCGTTCGTTCTCTAGGTGGTTCCATTTGTGCAGAATATGGTGTCGGACAAATAAAAGTGGATCAATTGTTGTTTTATAAAACACAAATTGAACTTGATCTCATGCGCCGATTAAAACGTGCTTTTGATCCGCAGGGTATTTTTAATCCTGGAAAGATAATTCCAGTGAATAATTTATCAGATGATAAAAATCTTCAGATAGTGAAAGCTTTAGGCGCTACAAGCTAA
- a CDS encoding alpha/beta hydrolase, translating to MPITRRNKLSVLAISLALVAGCSASHHKSDLLMIEKQGSFAVGGSVVQMPGTFDPIKQGAYNPAGPDSTGQTLHGDHLTAFYQIPPKANPFPLVFWHGHGESLRTWQTTPDGRDGFQNIFLKEGYATYLVDQPRRGLSGRSTKSVTISAAPDEQLWFGTFRLGVWPNYYPNVQFSKDPEALNQFYRQMTPNTGPYDAALNIDGVSKLFDKIGDGILVTHSQSGGPGWKTAMNDSHVKAVVSFEPGGDFVFPEGEGPTMVTMKGRSFPLPKVPMSEFMKLTKIPIVIYYGDNIPKTETDNPAQEQWRTFLHIAEQFRDVVNANGGDVTLVHLPDIGVYGNTHFPMSDLNNQKIAELMSDWLKAKHLN from the coding sequence ATGCCGATAACACGCCGGAATAAGCTCTCAGTATTAGCAATCAGCCTGGCACTTGTCGCTGGCTGCTCTGCCTCTCACCATAAATCAGACCTATTGATGATTGAAAAACAAGGCAGCTTTGCCGTAGGTGGTTCAGTCGTACAGATGCCGGGAACATTCGATCCGATCAAGCAAGGTGCATACAACCCAGCAGGCCCGGACTCGACTGGCCAAACATTACATGGTGATCATCTGACGGCGTTTTATCAAATTCCGCCCAAAGCCAATCCATTCCCTTTGGTTTTCTGGCACGGTCACGGTGAATCGCTGAGAACTTGGCAGACCACGCCTGATGGACGTGACGGTTTTCAGAATATCTTCCTGAAAGAAGGCTATGCGACCTATCTGGTCGATCAGCCCCGTCGCGGGCTATCTGGACGCAGTACGAAATCAGTGACTATCTCCGCGGCGCCTGATGAACAATTATGGTTTGGCACCTTCCGTTTAGGGGTATGGCCTAACTACTATCCTAATGTGCAGTTCTCTAAAGACCCAGAAGCATTAAACCAGTTCTATCGTCAGATGACACCAAATACCGGCCCTTATGACGCAGCACTGAATATCGATGGCGTTTCAAAACTGTTTGATAAAATTGGTGATGGCATTTTGGTCACGCATTCCCAAAGTGGTGGCCCAGGCTGGAAAACAGCGATGAATGATAGTCATGTGAAAGCCGTTGTCTCCTTCGAACCGGGTGGTGATTTTGTCTTCCCAGAAGGAGAAGGCCCAACCATGGTAACCATGAAAGGCCGCTCTTTCCCATTACCGAAAGTGCCGATGAGTGAATTTATGAAACTCACCAAGATCCCGATTGTGATTTATTACGGCGATAATATTCCAAAAACAGAAACCGATAACCCTGCACAGGAACAATGGCGCACTTTCCTGCATATTGCTGAACAATTCAGAGATGTTGTGAATGCCAATGGTGGCGATGTAACACTGGTGCATTTGCCGGATATCGGTGTTTATGGAAACACTCATTTCCCAATGTCCGACCTGAATAATCAAAAAATTGCTGAGTTAATGTCTGATTGGTTGAAGGCAAAACACTTAAATTAA
- a CDS encoding site-specific integrase, whose product MGSIRARNQQLFFDFRYQGVRCREQTLLKDTKMNRARLEKVMSDIDKAIHLGQFIYRDFFPGSARCTEFELIDTQTKQKQEKQEEHLTFVSNVPTFSKFSYEWMSENEVHWKQSHLANVKSIFENYLLPTFGTMQLDQITRADILKLRTSLAKGKTASQRSITNDRVNHIMTPLRCVLSEAALRFDIISPFHNIKPLKIGRSNIEPFSLTEVRTFLAGVRPDFRNYYAVRFFTGMRTAEIDGLRWKYVDLANRQIIVEETLVNGRQETPKTQASYRVIQISEPVYQALSHQYDETGYNDFVFCNEEGNPLDHRNVTKRIWNPTLAMLGLKRRRPYQTRHTTATLWLAAGENPEWIAKQLGHSTTKMLFEVYSRYVPNLTRQDGSAFNSLISCN is encoded by the coding sequence ATGGGTAGTATCAGAGCTAGAAACCAGCAGCTGTTCTTTGATTTCCGCTATCAGGGAGTTCGTTGTCGTGAACAGACATTATTAAAAGACACGAAGATGAACCGCGCTCGGCTCGAGAAAGTTATGTCAGATATAGACAAGGCTATTCATCTAGGACAATTTATATATCGTGATTTTTTTCCCGGTAGTGCGCGCTGTACTGAGTTTGAGCTCATTGATACTCAAACAAAACAGAAACAGGAAAAACAGGAGGAACACCTGACTTTTGTCTCAAATGTTCCAACCTTCTCTAAATTCAGTTATGAATGGATGTCAGAAAATGAGGTTCATTGGAAACAAAGTCATTTAGCCAATGTTAAATCGATCTTTGAGAACTATCTGCTTCCGACTTTTGGAACAATGCAACTTGATCAGATCACCCGTGCAGATATTCTGAAACTCAGAACGTCGTTAGCAAAAGGAAAAACCGCTAGCCAGCGATCCATTACTAATGATCGGGTGAATCACATTATGACTCCGTTGCGGTGTGTACTTTCTGAGGCTGCTTTACGATTTGATATTATTAGCCCTTTCCATAATATCAAACCACTCAAAATTGGACGTAGCAACATAGAACCCTTTTCTCTGACAGAAGTCAGAACTTTTTTGGCTGGTGTAAGACCTGATTTTCGAAATTACTATGCGGTGCGCTTCTTCACCGGTATGCGTACAGCCGAGATTGATGGTTTGCGCTGGAAGTATGTTGATCTTGCAAATCGACAGATCATTGTCGAAGAAACTCTGGTCAACGGCCGCCAAGAGACACCCAAAACACAAGCCTCTTACCGAGTGATCCAGATTTCTGAACCAGTCTATCAAGCACTGTCTCATCAATATGATGAAACTGGCTATAATGACTTTGTTTTTTGTAATGAGGAAGGAAATCCGCTCGATCACCGGAATGTAACCAAAAGAATATGGAACCCTACGCTTGCAATGCTTGGACTGAAACGTCGTCGCCCCTACCAGACACGCCATACCACAGCAACACTTTGGTTAGCGGCAGGTGAAAACCCAGAATGGATAGCAAAACAACTCGGGCACAGCACCACCAAGATGTTGTTTGAGGTATATAGCCGTTATGTGCCTAATCTGACCCGCCAGGATGGCAGTGCTTTTAATTCGCTGATCTCATGTAACTGA
- a CDS encoding type II toxin-antitoxin system HicB family antitoxin: MKNIVSRWTAQVQRDENGECIIIFPPEFCEQTDQREGDLYDFDVVDGRIVMTFLKHAAAIRQYPIAILPGDDQTAYSVYFPDVPGCFSAGDSLSESIKNAREALELHFEALTEWPDPSWIDDHVNKAEFVGCVWTVARIPEYHG, encoded by the coding sequence ATGAAAAACATAGTTTCTCGCTGGACGGCACAAGTGCAACGTGATGAAAATGGTGAATGTATCATCATCTTTCCACCTGAATTTTGTGAGCAAACTGATCAACGCGAGGGGGATTTGTATGATTTTGACGTTGTTGATGGCCGCATCGTGATGACGTTTCTTAAGCATGCAGCCGCTATTCGGCAATACCCTATCGCGATCCTTCCTGGGGATGACCAGACTGCATATAGTGTTTATTTCCCGGATGTTCCAGGGTGTTTTAGTGCCGGTGATTCTCTATCTGAATCTATCAAAAATGCACGAGAAGCCTTGGAACTTCATTTTGAAGCCCTTACTGAATGGCCTGACCCCAGTTGGATCGACGATCATGTCAATAAAGCAGAATTTGTCGGTTGTGTCTGGACTGTAGCCAGGATCCCTGAATACCATGGATGA
- a CDS encoding DUF4160 domain-containing protein, whose protein sequence is MPVILRFNGYRFFFYSNEGNPLEPMHIHVRNAEAEAKFWLQPEIQLARNDGFSARDLKELFDVVEQNQVLFMEAWNEYFG, encoded by the coding sequence ATGCCAGTAATACTACGCTTTAACGGATACCGATTTTTCTTTTACTCGAATGAAGGAAATCCATTAGAGCCAATGCATATCCACGTAAGGAATGCAGAGGCTGAGGCTAAATTCTGGCTTCAGCCAGAAATTCAGTTAGCTAGAAATGATGGATTTAGTGCTCGGGATCTGAAAGAATTATTTGATGTAGTAGAGCAAAATCAGGTGCTGTTTATGGAGGCATGGAATGAATATTTCGGCTAA
- a CDS encoding helix-turn-helix domain-containing protein has product MIRFRIKELLAEKEFREQRKITLGEVSEKTGVNRTSLSKMQSPIMRHSTTTNAIDSLCKYFRCQVGDLMVYIDDDQIESQNDQSSE; this is encoded by the coding sequence ATGATCCGGTTTCGTATAAAAGAATTACTCGCTGAAAAAGAATTTCGGGAACAACGGAAAATCACGCTGGGAGAGGTTTCAGAGAAAACGGGTGTGAATCGGACTTCGTTGTCAAAAATGCAAAGCCCTATAATGCGTCACTCAACAACGACGAATGCGATTGATTCATTGTGTAAATACTTTCGTTGCCAAGTAGGGGACTTAATGGTTTACATCGATGATGATCAAATTGA
- a CDS encoding HD domain-containing protein, whose amino-acid sequence MTSALANTFPTEEGLAEIKLEMNKQGYFIATNLCFIAPVINYELYAKAIALLDKGRLPLFSRFVRLLEQVTARELMPFIEFWNSHPEHFEAYLIMPASYRDHHAYRHGLFQHSVEVAELAYSNAINLRHSSIECQIALLAGLFHDIGKVYSQSEANIETYQTGAHECLNFSLLAEPLKFLAAQDWDAHRMFSSMLAPYQQYRSEQYAVESIFRFADHASCSSNRTHVLFSGKPAHFSFLKNGDKMIRRLTN is encoded by the coding sequence ATGACAAGTGCTCTTGCTAATACATTTCCAACTGAAGAAGGGCTTGCTGAAATCAAGCTTGAGATGAATAAACAAGGTTACTTTATCGCCACGAATCTATGTTTCATTGCGCCTGTTATCAATTATGAGCTCTACGCCAAAGCCATCGCCTTACTGGATAAGGGACGACTGCCCTTATTTAGCCGTTTTGTGCGGTTATTGGAGCAAGTGACGGCCCGAGAGTTGATGCCGTTTATTGAATTCTGGAATTCTCATCCAGAACATTTTGAAGCTTACTTAATCATGCCTGCCAGTTACCGTGACCATCATGCCTATCGTCATGGGTTATTTCAGCACAGTGTCGAGGTTGCAGAACTGGCTTATAGCAATGCCATTAATCTTCGTCATTCCTCTATCGAATGTCAGATTGCTCTTTTAGCCGGACTTTTTCACGATATCGGTAAGGTCTACAGCCAAAGCGAAGCCAATATTGAGACGTATCAAACCGGTGCACATGAATGCCTGAATTTTTCATTATTGGCAGAACCATTAAAATTTCTGGCAGCTCAGGATTGGGATGCACACCGTATGTTTTCCAGTATGTTAGCGCCGTATCAGCAGTACCGCAGTGAACAATATGCCGTTGAATCTATCTTCCGGTTTGCCGATCACGCATCCTGTTCCTCTAACAGAACACACGTATTATTTTCCGGAAAGCCCGCCCATTTCAGCTTCTTAAAAAACGGCGACAAAATGATACGCAGGCTGACTAACTAA
- a CDS encoding DUF2442 domain-containing protein, with translation MNISAKDVRFDEFNMWVTLSDARTLGVPLAWFPRLMHATPEQRAHFELSARGIHWDDLDEDISVDGLLAGRGDVTHQPHQAA, from the coding sequence ATGAATATTTCGGCTAAAGATGTTCGGTTTGATGAATTCAATATGTGGGTAACATTGAGTGATGCCCGTACACTTGGAGTACCATTGGCTTGGTTTCCCAGATTGATGCACGCCACTCCAGAACAACGCGCCCATTTTGAATTAAGTGCTCGAGGTATTCACTGGGATGATCTGGACGAAGATATATCTGTGGATGGATTACTTGCTGGACGTGGAGATGTTACTCATCAACCACACCAAGCTGCCTGA
- a CDS encoding helix-turn-helix domain-containing protein has product MIRFRIKELLAEKEFREQRKITLGEVSEKTGVNRTSLSKMQSPIMRHSTTTNAIDSLCKYFRCQVGDLMVYVDDEQVEPKID; this is encoded by the coding sequence ATGATTCGGTTTCGTATAAAAGAATTGCTGGCTGAAAAAGAATTTAGGGAACAGCGGAAAATCACACTAGGTGAGGTATCAGAGAAAACGGGCGTAAATCGAACTTCATTATCAAAAATGCAAAGCCCTATAATGCGTCACTCAACAACAACGAATGCGATTGATTCATTGTGTAAATACTTTCGTTGCCAAGTTGGCGATTTGATGGTTTACGTTGATGATGAACAAGTAGAACCTAAAATTGATTAA
- a CDS encoding IS3 family transposase (programmed frameshift), whose translation MTKTATEQKKSRTQYSQSYKEDALALAERIGFAKAATQLGVQESQLYYWKNKLRQQQTSSEREQLLADENARLKRLLAEQAEELAIGKKGRSVLCQTPEVKYAFMLAHKSKFYLSTMCRVLNVSRSSFYHWLNGSTKRYLRQQAQQNLDKHVALAFQAEKSRCGAIRLVRRLSKQGLHYNRKTVAASLKRQGLRAKAARKFKATTQSNHNLPIAENLLKQNFHASQPNQKWAGDITYLWTEEGWLYLAIVIDLYSRKVIGWSMSERMTANLVCDALQMALFRRKHPKGVVVHSDRGSQYCSHDYQTLLRDHQLLCSMSAKGCCYDNACSESFFHSLKVEAIHGERFETRSQMREIVFEYIEVDYNRQRLHSYLDYRSPDEFEQQKIA comes from the exons ATGACCAAAACTGCAACTGAACAGAAAAAGTCCCGAACTCAATATTCGCAAAGTTATAAAGAAGATGCGCTCGCATTAGCTGAACGGATTGGTTTTGCCAAAGCGGCCACTCAACTTGGTGTCCAGGAGTCTCAGCTTTACTACTGGAAAAATAAACTTCGTCAGCAACAAACTTCCAGTGAGCGGGAACAACTCTTGGCTGATGAAAATGCCCGACTCAAGCGTTTGCTGGCAGAGCAAGCAGAAGAGCTGGCTATCG GTAAAAAAGGCCGCAGCGTACTTTGCCAAACACCTGAAGTGAAGTACGCCTTTATGCTGGCTCATAAAAGCAAATTTTACTTATCGACCATGTGCCGTGTTCTGAATGTTTCCCGGAGCAGCTTTTATCATTGGCTGAACGGCAGCACTAAACGTTATCTACGACAACAAGCGCAGCAAAATCTGGATAAACACGTAGCGCTCGCATTTCAGGCAGAAAAAAGCAGGTGTGGCGCAATTCGATTAGTCCGACGCTTGTCTAAACAAGGACTACACTATAACCGTAAAACGGTGGCAGCAAGCTTGAAAAGACAAGGATTGCGGGCGAAAGCTGCTCGTAAATTTAAAGCCACTACACAGAGCAACCACAACTTACCGATAGCAGAAAATCTGCTGAAGCAGAACTTCCATGCTAGCCAGCCAAATCAAAAATGGGCCGGAGATATTACGTACCTATGGACTGAAGAGGGTTGGCTCTATTTGGCAATTGTGATTGATTTGTACTCACGTAAAGTGATTGGCTGGTCGATGTCAGAGCGAATGACGGCAAACTTAGTCTGTGACGCATTACAGATGGCGTTATTCCGTCGTAAACACCCCAAAGGGGTTGTTGTGCATAGTGATCGAGGAAGCCAATATTGTTCTCACGATTATCAAACATTGCTACGTGACCACCAACTTTTGTGCAGCATGAGTGCAAAAGGCTGTTGTTACGATAATGCCTGTTCAGAAAGCTTTTTCCATAGTCTGAAGGTAGAAGCAATCCATGGTGAAAGATTTGAAACCCGAAGTCAGATGAGAGAAATCGTATTCGAATATATAGAAGTTGATTACAATCGACAGCGTTTACACAGTTATCTGGATTACAGAAGCCCAGATGAATTTGAACAACAGAAAATAGCTTAA
- a CDS encoding pyridoxal phosphate-dependent aminotransferase, with amino-acid sequence MSQGFPDFDPPAEIIEAGHQAMANGPHQYAVTWGSSDFRKALVVKQQRFMGLELDPDKNIVVTCGSTEAMMAALMTVCNPKDKIIVFSPFYENYGADSILCDAEPIFVPLLPPTFGFDLVTLEAAFAQKPKALILCNPSNPCGKVFSRDELLQIAHLAEKYDTFVITDEVYEHIVYAPHDHTYFAALPGMFERTISCSSLSKTYSITGWRLGYVIAPPEIIDGVKKVHDFLTVGAAAPLQAAAVAGLTLPDDYYKNLETEYTDKRTLFLSWLDKAELNYYPPQGAYYVLVDISEFIRNTDYDDTYFCEWLAKVVKVAAVPGSSFFREPVHHYIRFHFAKRPDTLNAAGENLLALRELWLRDHD; translated from the coding sequence TTGTCACAAGGTTTTCCTGATTTTGATCCTCCGGCTGAAATTATCGAAGCAGGCCATCAAGCAATGGCAAATGGGCCTCACCAATATGCAGTAACCTGGGGATCGAGCGATTTCAGAAAAGCGTTAGTGGTGAAACAGCAGCGGTTTATGGGGTTGGAGCTAGACCCGGATAAAAACATCGTCGTCACCTGTGGTAGCACTGAAGCCATGATGGCTGCGCTGATGACGGTGTGTAACCCAAAAGATAAAATCATTGTCTTCTCGCCGTTTTATGAAAATTACGGCGCTGACAGCATACTCTGTGATGCGGAACCTATCTTTGTGCCGTTGCTTCCGCCGACATTTGGGTTTGATTTAGTAACGCTAGAGGCGGCATTTGCGCAAAAGCCGAAAGCACTGATCTTGTGTAACCCATCCAACCCCTGCGGCAAAGTATTCAGCAGAGATGAGTTATTGCAGATTGCCCATCTCGCTGAAAAATATGACACCTTCGTTATTACTGACGAAGTGTATGAACATATTGTCTATGCACCGCATGACCATACCTATTTTGCCGCTTTACCAGGCATGTTTGAGCGAACGATTTCCTGCTCGTCATTATCGAAAACCTATTCAATTACCGGTTGGCGCCTCGGGTATGTTATCGCACCACCTGAAATTATCGATGGCGTAAAAAAGGTACATGATTTCTTAACCGTCGGTGCTGCTGCACCATTACAAGCCGCTGCTGTAGCGGGCTTAACATTACCTGATGATTATTATAAAAACTTAGAAACAGAATATACGGATAAAAGAACGTTGTTCTTATCATGGCTAGATAAAGCAGAATTAAATTATTACCCGCCACAAGGAGCATATTACGTTTTAGTAGATATAAGTGAATTCATTCGTAACACTGATTATGACGACACTTATTTTTGTGAATGGTTAGCCAAAGTGGTTAAAGTAGCAGCAGTGCCTGGATCAAGCTTTTTCCGTGAACCGGTACATCATTATATTCGGTTCCATTTTGCCAAACGACCTGACACGTTAAATGCAGCCGGTGAAAATTTATTGGCATTACGTGAACTTTGGTTGCGAGATCATGACTAA
- a CDS encoding site-specific integrase: MGSIRARNQQLFFDFRYQGVRCREQTLLKDTKMNRARLEKVMSDIDKAIHLGQFIYRDFFPSSARCTEFEVIDTQTKQKQEQQTEHLTFVSNVPTFSKFSYEWMSENEVHWKQSHLANVKSILENYLLPTFGTMQLDQITRADILKLRTSLAKGKTASQRSITNDRVNHIMTPLRCVLSEAALRFDIVSPFHNIKPLKIARSNIEPFSLTEVRTFLAGVRPDFRNYYAVRFFTGMRTAEIDGLRWKYVDLANRQIIVEETLVNGRQETPKTQASYRVIQISEPVYQALSHQYDETGDNDFVFCNEEGNPLDHRNVTKRVWNPTLAMLGLKRRRPYQTRHTTATLWLAAGENPEWIAKQLGHSTTKMLFEVYSRYVPNLTRQDGSDLAQQYWTHG, from the coding sequence ATGGGTAGTATCAGAGCTCGAAACCAGCAGCTGTTTTTTGATTTCCGCTATCAGGGAGTCCGGTGCCGTGAACAGACATTATTAAAAGACACTAAGATGAACCGCGCTCGGCTCGAAAAAGTTATGTCGGATATAGACAAGGCTATTCATCTAGGACAATTTATATACCGTGATTTTTTCCCTAGTAGTGCGCGTTGCACTGAGTTTGAGGTCATTGATACTCAAACAAAACAGAAACAGGAACAACAGACGGAACATCTGACTTTTGTCTCAAATGTTCCAACCTTCTCTAAATTCAGTTATGAATGGATGTCAGAAAATGAAGTTCATTGGAAACAAAGTCATTTAGCTAATGTTAAATCGATCCTTGAGAACTATCTGCTTCCGACTTTTGGAACAATGCAACTTGATCAGATCACCCGTGCAGATATTCTGAAACTCAGAACGTCGTTAGCAAAAGGAAAAACCGCTAGCCAGCGATCCATTACTAATGACCGAGTGAACCACATTATGACTCCGTTGCGGTGTGTACTTTCTGAGGCAGCTTTACGATTTGATATTGTTAGTCCTTTCCATAATATCAAACCACTCAAGATTGCACGTAGCAATATAGAGCCCTTTTCTCTGACAGAAGTCAGGACTTTTTTGGCGGGTGTAAGGCCCGATTTTCGCAACTATTATGCAGTACGCTTTTTCACCGGAATGCGTACTGCCGAGATTGATGGTTTGCGCTGGAAGTACGTTGATCTTGCAAATCGACAGATCATTGTCGAAGAAACACTGGTCAACGGTCGCCAAGAAACACCAAAAACACAAGCATCTTACCGAGTGATCCAGATTTCTGAACCAGTCTATCAAGCACTGTCTCATCAATATGATGAAACTGGCGATAATGACTTTGTTTTTTGTAATGAGGAAGGAAATCCGCTCGATCACCGGAATGTAACCAAAAGAGTATGGAACCCCACGCTTGCAATGCTTGGACTGAAACGTCGTCGCCCTTATCAGACACGCCACACCACGGCAACGCTTTGGTTAGCAGCAGGCGAAAACCCTGAATGGATAGCTAAACAACTCGGACATAGCACCACCAAAATGCTGTTTGAAGTCTATAGCCGTTATGTGCCCAATCTGACCCGCCAGGATGGCAGTGATCTAGCCCAGCAATATTGGACACACGGTTAA
- a CDS encoding pyrroline-5-carboxylate reductase family protein has translation MSQDKIHFIGGGQMAEAIIKALIKGNSIAANAISVSDIDSARLQLLHRHYGVQTSDILDVDLSTAKIIVLAVRPQDSNHRPTPCQDSIN, from the coding sequence ATGTCTCAGGATAAAATCCATTTCATTGGTGGCGGCCAGATGGCCGAGGCAATTATTAAAGCATTAATTAAAGGCAATTCGATTGCAGCTAATGCTATTAGTGTCAGTGATATAGACAGTGCGCGTTTACAATTACTGCATCGCCATTATGGTGTGCAAACGTCGGATATTCTTGATGTCGATCTTTCGACCGCCAAGATAATCGTGCTGGCCGTCAGACCTCAGGATTCGAACCATCGACCCACACCATGTCAAGACAGCATTAATTAA